The following are encoded together in the Aerococcus mictus genome:
- a CDS encoding hypothetical protein (catalyzes the transfer of beta-1,6-galactofuranosyl to a galactopyranoside) gives MRKHITNLHGHSAVSTALISQQMTTSIAQKLDFNELAIYAYETSYDSDQELSKRLDGILAGVGQGDLVVVQLPTWNDSRFERALIHKIKYTFKAHLIVFIHDIPPIMFPQNYYLMSSLIEIYNEAELLIVPSQEMYQRLYLEGLRVDKVLIQAMWDHPTEFQPGKVSFQKKIHFAGDINKFDFIKHWPISCAVDVYSNHGQNLDLPKEVTIKGWLPDYELLTKLSKGGFGLVWTDLDYIQDYFQMCITHKLSTYLAAGIPVFVPESLSNKKIIKDNGLGFIVKSLEQANAILENLSETDYQDLVNNVAKFRHLITQGYFTQRLLTATIFKIFSQGLSNFEGDLGHRPLMREDCNIFILTAQDYLLHIDEIIQGLPNFHFHIAAQTQMSDHLLNLEKYPNVYLYPAAGKDQINTLLLKSNIYLDINYGVEVEDIVTKANNLGLAVYSFEGYCHQVDILDPNNIFVQ, from the coding sequence ATGAGAAAGCATATTACAAATTTGCATGGTCATTCTGCTGTCAGCACAGCATTAATTTCTCAACAGATGACAACATCGATTGCTCAAAAATTGGATTTTAATGAATTAGCTATCTATGCATATGAAACTTCTTATGATTCTGATCAAGAATTAAGTAAGCGATTAGATGGTATTTTAGCCGGAGTAGGGCAAGGCGACTTGGTGGTTGTTCAGTTACCAACATGGAATGATTCTCGCTTTGAAAGAGCATTGATCCATAAAATTAAATATACTTTTAAAGCACATTTAATAGTGTTTATTCATGATATACCACCAATCATGTTCCCTCAAAATTATTATTTGATGAGTTCTCTCATTGAAATTTACAATGAAGCTGAATTGTTAATTGTTCCTTCTCAAGAAATGTATCAACGTCTTTATTTAGAAGGTTTAAGGGTCGATAAGGTTTTAATCCAAGCTATGTGGGATCACCCAACTGAATTCCAACCTGGAAAAGTTTCCTTTCAAAAGAAGATTCATTTTGCAGGAGATATTAATAAGTTTGATTTTATAAAGCATTGGCCAATTTCATGTGCTGTTGATGTTTATTCAAACCATGGTCAGAATTTAGATTTGCCTAAGGAAGTGACAATAAAAGGTTGGTTACCTGATTATGAACTTTTAACCAAATTATCTAAGGGCGGTTTTGGGCTGGTCTGGACTGATCTAGATTATATTCAAGACTATTTCCAAATGTGTATTACCCATAAATTGAGTACATATTTAGCAGCAGGGATTCCTGTATTTGTTCCTGAATCTTTATCTAATAAGAAAATTATTAAGGATAATGGTCTAGGTTTTATCGTGAAATCTTTAGAGCAAGCAAATGCTATCCTAGAAAACTTGTCTGAAACGGACTATCAAGACTTGGTCAATAATGTTGCTAAATTTCGTCATCTCATTACTCAGGGATATTTTACCCAGCGTCTCTTAACTGCAACTATTTTTAAAATCTTTAGTCAGGGCCTATCAAATTTTGAGGGGGATCTTGGTCATCGTCCTCTAATGCGGGAAGATTGTAATATTTTTATTTTGACTGCTCAGGATTATTTATTACATATTGATGAAATTATTCAAGGTTTACCTAATTTTCACTTCCATATTGCGGCTCAAACGCAAATGTCAGATCATTTATTGAACTTAGAAAAATATCCTAATGTGTATCTCTATCCAGCAGCAGGAAAAGATCAGATTAACACCCTTTTATTAAAGTCTAATATTTATCTAGATATCAATTATGGGGTAGAAGTGGAAGATATAGTTACTAAAGCAAACAATCTTGGTTTAGCGGTATACTCATTTGAAGGTTATTGTCATCAAGTTGACATATTGGATCCTAATAATATCTTTGTACAATAA
- the gtfB gene encoding accessory Sec system glycosylation chaperone GtfB, whose protein sequence is MIQLFDTYNEATRDFHQSMFRAGFNFPTVILNENGFLPRGTTSPYRFFMGEEEGQPLYFNEVSVPLNWEIKGTNTSASVWDYHHKRADIHYFTSGGQRLIKAVDWLNEAEQVMWTDCYNQYGRRYAQIIRHGQDAHMKIYFDTAGRDVIVDNYVTGNVILDWQGKKRVFHNRRDFYLFYLWNSELPLEQMIINSLATPFLISHSLPRDGKDILVWHEPLDLEIPGNMQLILTGQTPRCQKVIIPDQTTYQRALDLCQASHLPSESIEPLGYIYPILQEKEFTKEILILTNSDQIEQLDLLLDHLSDFQFRIGAITEMSDKLMNFNHYSNVQLYPNISMGLIQKLLKQACFYLDINHGNEIVDAVRAAFEFQCLNIAFKETLHKEAYIANEFIFSSDQAISMINTIKALGHSQKLWQQAISSQINQSNNVDEEKYQFLFSE, encoded by the coding sequence ATGATTCAGTTATTTGATACATATAATGAAGCTACTCGCGATTTTCACCAATCTATGTTTCGTGCTGGCTTTAACTTTCCAACCGTCATTTTAAATGAAAATGGTTTCTTACCTAGAGGAACGACTTCTCCCTATCGCTTTTTTATGGGGGAAGAAGAAGGACAACCTTTATATTTTAATGAGGTTTCTGTTCCTTTAAACTGGGAAATCAAAGGGACAAATACATCAGCCAGCGTCTGGGATTATCATCATAAACGCGCTGATATTCATTACTTTACTAGCGGTGGGCAACGGCTAATAAAAGCTGTAGATTGGTTAAATGAGGCAGAGCAAGTCATGTGGACAGACTGTTACAACCAATATGGCCGTCGTTATGCTCAAATTATTCGTCATGGACAAGATGCTCATATGAAGATTTATTTTGACACTGCTGGCCGCGATGTCATTGTAGATAATTATGTTACTGGGAATGTTATCCTCGATTGGCAGGGAAAGAAGCGAGTTTTTCATAATCGAAGAGATTTCTATCTCTTTTATCTATGGAATTCCGAGCTTCCTTTAGAACAAATGATTATAAATTCACTGGCAACTCCTTTTTTAATTTCTCACTCCTTACCTAGAGATGGGAAGGATATCTTAGTTTGGCACGAACCACTTGATCTAGAAATTCCAGGTAATATGCAGCTCATTCTTACAGGACAGACTCCTCGTTGTCAAAAAGTGATTATTCCTGATCAAACTACTTATCAACGAGCATTAGATTTATGCCAAGCCAGTCATTTACCTAGTGAATCTATTGAGCCATTAGGATATATTTATCCCATTCTTCAAGAAAAAGAATTTACTAAAGAAATTTTAATATTAACCAACTCTGATCAGATTGAACAATTAGATCTTTTACTAGACCATTTATCTGATTTTCAGTTTAGAATTGGAGCTATAACAGAAATGTCGGATAAGTTAATGAATTTTAACCATTATTCGAATGTTCAGCTTTATCCTAATATTTCTATGGGTTTGATACAGAAATTATTGAAGCAGGCCTGTTTTTATTTGGATATCAATCATGGTAATGAGATTGTGGATGCAGTCCGCGCTGCCTTTGAGTTTCAATGCTTAAACATAGCTTTTAAAGAAACCTTACATAAGGAAGCCTATATTGCAAATGAGTTTATCTTCTCTAGTGATCAAGCGATATCTATGATAAATACAATTAAAGCTTTGGGACATAGTCAGAAACTTTGGCAACAGGCGATTTCTTCTCAAATTAATCAATCTAACAACGTTGATGAGGAAAAATATCAATTCTTATTTTCAGAATGA
- the gtfA gene encoding accessory Sec system glycosyltransferase GtfA — MVTLTIYNINKGIGWASSGVEYAQIYRYRIFKELSLGCKFIFTDLILNENMAHFTENIGFSNEDVIWMYLYFTDIPLCQTTVSLSQIKEKLSDDVEEEKLDNRRVKLIYDQGKQFAMCYLSREEEDFVDRVEYTANNKLIRKDFFNRYKFLTEYYAPNNNKAQLYMRRYFNQDGTTAYEEFINQGSSMYRFKDRVIYSTEELVAYFIEKLVLTDTDIVLLDRADGIAQGLLDHLNGAKLGSVVHAEHYNQSLSNDQNILWNNHYEYPFTHYEDFDFYITSTPSQTQRLMDQFDYYYGVHPKIYTIPVGSVDQLMEPDNNMNSYAMMTASRLAGEKNIDWLIEAVVKVHEQIPQVTFDIYGEGGKRNALQDQIGRFNAEDYIQLKGHQALENIYPQYSLYLTASTSEGFGLTLVEALSAGQAMIGLDVPYGNPTFIDDGKNGYLLPFKRGMERNVIVNSFAEAILSYFQSADRRAMREHSYSIAKQYLHDQVEGAWRQLVEEVKA, encoded by the coding sequence GTGGTTACTCTGACTATCTATAATATTAATAAAGGCATCGGCTGGGCATCGAGTGGTGTGGAGTACGCACAAATTTATCGCTATCGTATTTTTAAAGAATTGTCCTTAGGTTGTAAATTTATTTTTACTGATCTTATTTTGAATGAAAACATGGCCCATTTTACTGAAAACATTGGCTTTTCTAATGAAGATGTTATTTGGATGTATTTATATTTTACTGATATTCCTCTCTGTCAAACCACTGTTAGCCTAAGTCAAATTAAAGAAAAATTATCCGATGATGTCGAGGAAGAAAAGCTTGACAACCGTCGTGTGAAATTGATATATGACCAAGGCAAGCAGTTTGCTATGTGTTATCTTTCAAGAGAAGAAGAAGACTTTGTAGATCGGGTAGAATATACAGCCAATAACAAATTAATCAGAAAAGATTTCTTTAATCGTTATAAATTTTTAACGGAGTATTATGCTCCTAATAATAATAAGGCACAACTTTACATGCGTCGTTATTTTAATCAAGATGGGACAACGGCATATGAAGAATTTATCAACCAAGGTAGTTCAATGTATCGCTTTAAAGATCGGGTTATTTATTCTACGGAAGAATTAGTCGCTTACTTTATTGAGAAATTAGTTTTAACTGATACTGATATTGTTCTCTTAGATCGTGCAGATGGTATTGCTCAAGGACTTCTTGATCATCTAAACGGGGCGAAGTTGGGGTCAGTGGTTCATGCTGAACATTATAACCAATCTTTAAGTAATGATCAGAACATCCTATGGAATAATCACTACGAGTATCCTTTTACTCATTATGAAGATTTTGATTTTTATATCACTTCGACGCCATCCCAGACTCAGAGACTTATGGATCAATTTGACTACTATTATGGGGTTCATCCTAAAATTTATACGATTCCAGTCGGCAGTGTTGACCAGCTCATGGAGCCAGATAACAATATGAATTCCTACGCTATGATGACTGCTTCTCGTTTGGCAGGAGAGAAGAATATCGATTGGTTAATTGAAGCTGTAGTAAAAGTTCACGAACAGATTCCGCAGGTGACATTTGATATTTATGGTGAAGGCGGTAAAAGAAATGCTCTACAAGACCAGATAGGGCGATTTAACGCAGAAGACTATATTCAACTCAAAGGGCATCAAGCGTTAGAAAATATTTATCCTCAATATTCTCTCTATTTAACAGCATCAACCAGTGAAGGCTTTGGGTTAACCTTAGTTGAAGCTTTGAGTGCAGGGCAAGCCATGATTGGCTTAGATGTCCCATATGGCAATCCTACTTTTATAGATGATGGAAAAAATGGCTATCTTCTTCCTTTTAAACGTGGAATGGAACGAAATGTGATTGTCAATTCTTTTGCTGAAGCCATTCTAAGCTATTTCCAATCAGCAGATCGACGAGCAATGCGCGAGCATTCCTATTCAATTGCTAAGCAATATTTACATGACCAAGTAGAAGGAGCTTGGAGACAATTAGTTGAGGAGGTTAAAGCATGA